Genomic DNA from Thermus antranikianii DSM 12462:
TTTCGGCTTCTTCTTTGCCACCACCACCCTGATCGTGGCCATTCCCTCGGCCATCAAAACCTACAACTGGCTTCTCACCCTGTGGCGGGGAAAGATCCAGCTCACCGTGCCCATGCTCTTCGCCATCGCCTTCCTCAACACCTTCGTGGTGGGAGGGCTTACGGGGCTCTTCCTGGGCAACGTCATCGTGGACTTTCCCCTTCAGGACACCTACTTCGTGGTGGCCCATTTCCACATGGTCATGGGCGTGGCCGCCATCGTGGCCATCTTTGGGGGCATCTACCACTGGTACCCCAAGGCCACGGGTCGGATGCTCAACGAGACCCTGGGGCGAATCCACTTCTGGGCCACCTTTGTGGGCACCTACCTGATCTTCTTCCCCATGCACTTCCTGGGCCTTCTGGGGGTACCGAGGCGGTACAACACCTTTGAAGGGCTTTCCTTCCTGCCCCCCTCCGTGCGCCCCTTGAACGAGTTCATCACCGTGGTGGCCCTCCTGGTGGGCCTAGCCCAGCTCCTTTTCGGTTTCAACCTGGTCTACTCCTACTTCCGCGGGAAGAAGGCCCCGGACAACCCCTGGCGGGCAACCACCCTGGAGTGGCAGGCCCCCACACCCCCACCCCACGGCAACTGGGGGCACGAGCCCCCTCCCGTGGTGTATCGCTGGGCCTACGAGTACAGCCCCCCAGGGGCTAAAGAGGACTTTGTCCCGCAAAACGCTCCCCCAGTGGTGGCGGGAGGCAGTGGAGGGGAAGATCATGCCCAAGGTGGAGGAAAGGCCTAAGCTTCCCCCAAAAGGGCCCCCAGGCCGAGAGCTCGGCGGAGGAGAGGGGCCAGAAGACGCCTTTCCCCTGCCCTCAGGGCAAGTAGGCCTTCTCGTCCTGCTCGCCGCCATCACCAGCCTCTTTGCCGCTTTGGTGAGCGCCTACCTGGTGCGCATGGGCCTTCCCGACTGGCAGGCCCTGCCCAAGCCTCCCCTTCTCTGGCTCAACACCCTTGTGCTCTTTCTGGCCAGCCTGGCCCTGGAACGAGCGGCCCGCCTCGAGGCCTGGCCCCAGGCAAGACCCTGGGTCCTGAGCGGCGGGCTTTTGGGAGCGGGCTTCATCCTGGGCCAGCTCCTGGCCTGGCGGCTCCTTCTGAGCCTGGGTTATGCCCCAGCGGGCAATCCCGCCAGCGCCTTTTTCTACCTGGTCACCGCCCTCCACGGCCTGCACCTCCTGGGAGGAGGGCTGGCCCTGGCCTGGGTCTTTGTCCGGGAAGGGAAGGGCCTTCGGCTTTGCGCATGGTACTGGCACTACCTCTTGGGCGTCTGGCTTGTGCTTTACGCCCTGTTTCTCTGGACCTAAGGAGGGGGGAGTATGGAGGAGAAAACCCTACGCCTGCCGCACTTCCTAAGGGCGCTAGCCGGGGATTGGGGAAGCGACCTTTCCGCCTTCAAGGTGGTCTGGGCCAAGGCCATGATGTGGATTTTCCTCCTCTCCGACACCTTTATCTTCGGCTGTTTCCTCACGGGCTATGCGGCCGCCCGCCTCTCCGCCACCCTGCCCTGGCCCGACCCTGGCAAGGTCTTCGCCCTCCACATTGGCGAGCGCGAGATCCCCCTCCTCCTCATCGCCATCATGACCGTGATCCTCATCAGCTCCAGCGGCACCATGGCCATCGCCGTGTACCACGCCTATAACCGCAACAAGCCCTACACCGCCCTCTTCCTAGCCCTGA
This window encodes:
- a CDS encoding cytochrome c oxidase subunit 3, with protein sequence MPKVEERPKLPPKGPPGRELGGGEGPEDAFPLPSGQVGLLVLLAAITSLFAALVSAYLVRMGLPDWQALPKPPLLWLNTLVLFLASLALERAARLEAWPQARPWVLSGGLLGAGFILGQLLAWRLLLSLGYAPAGNPASAFFYLVTALHGLHLLGGGLALAWVFVREGKGLRLCAWYWHYLLGVWLVLYALFLWT
- a CDS encoding cytochrome c oxidase subunit 3: MEEKTLRLPHFLRALAGDWGSDLSAFKVVWAKAMMWIFLLSDTFIFGCFLTGYAAARLSATLPWPDPGKVFALHIGEREIPLLLIAIMTVILISSSGTMAIAVYHAYNRNKPYTALFLALTALLGLSFVSMQAYEWTHLIRDLGFRPWGNPMGAPQFGSSFFMLTGFHGLHVTAGVIYLTAVAIRVLKGVYDRAGSYVGGSCKDLCVRVRV